The proteins below come from a single Acidobacteriota bacterium genomic window:
- the nei gene encoding endonuclease VIII yields MPEGPEVKRDADLIMEAVGHRPAQEVFFGLDKLKDYGPKLSGLEVQSVEPRGKALLIRFQDGWNIYTHNQLYGKWYVRPAGAEPDTNRQLRLAIRNDDGSALLYSASQIEVLRDDELDEHDYLSKLGPDPLAGKLNRKQVLERLRDDRFCNRSLATLLLDQGFLAGIGNYLRAEICFTAGLHPETRPSDCSAEQLKRLAEALLEVPRRAYLHEGRTIEPELSRKLEEEGRPAKDYRRYVYKREGRPCHRCGNEIVKKSLGGRSGYYCPRCQKSLR; encoded by the coding sequence ATGCCGGAAGGACCTGAAGTCAAACGCGATGCCGATCTCATCATGGAGGCCGTCGGCCACCGGCCCGCCCAGGAAGTCTTTTTCGGACTCGACAAGCTCAAGGACTACGGTCCCAAGCTGAGCGGGCTGGAGGTGCAGTCGGTGGAACCCCGCGGCAAGGCCCTGCTCATCCGTTTCCAGGACGGATGGAATATCTACACCCACAACCAGCTCTACGGCAAGTGGTACGTGCGTCCGGCGGGAGCCGAACCCGACACCAACCGCCAACTGCGCCTCGCCATCCGCAACGACGATGGTTCAGCCCTGCTCTACAGCGCCTCCCAGATCGAAGTGCTGCGCGACGATGAGCTCGATGAGCACGACTATCTGAGCAAGCTGGGTCCCGATCCGCTGGCGGGAAAGCTCAACCGCAAGCAAGTGCTGGAGCGTCTCCGCGATGACCGCTTCTGCAACCGCAGCCTGGCGACCCTCTTGCTCGACCAGGGGTTCCTGGCCGGAATCGGCAACTACCTGCGTGCCGAGATCTGCTTTACCGCCGGCCTTCACCCTGAGACGCGTCCCAGCGATTGTTCTGCCGAGCAGTTGAAAAGACTGGCCGAGGCGCTGCTTGAAGTCCCCCGCCGCGCCTACCTCCACGAGGGCCGCACTATCGAACCCGAACTCTCCCGCAAGCTGGAAGAAGAGGGACGTCCCGCCAAAGACTACCGGCGCTACGTCTATAAGCGCGAGGGCCGCCCCTGCCATCGCTGCGGAAACGAAATCGTCAAAAAATCACTGGGCGGACGCAGCGGCTACTATTGTCCCCGCTGTCAGAAGTCTCTCCGCTAG